Genomic segment of Paenibacillus sp. FSL R5-0912:
GGCTACGCCAAGCTGCTGATCGGCCTTGGTAAAGGTAAGAAGGAATACGACAAGCGCGACTCCGCCGCGAAGCGCGATGCTCAGCGTGATATCCAGCGTGTGCTGCGCGACAAACAGAAGATCGCCCGCTAGACTGGTAACCACCTGGCGCCCAATTGTTCCAGATTCGACCTTCAATTCCTTTAACCTACGTGTTAAAGTGTTGATAAATGTGCTATACTGTGTAAGTAAAACTTATTGCTTCTGAACAGCCATCTTGATCAAGATAGCTGTGAACCGGATCAGCATGTATGCTTGTCATTGATCCGTTAATCCGAAGCGCCCTTTCTAATGAGGGGCCGTTCTTGGATTCGACGGGGATAGTTCGAGCATGAGTAGCGAGTAGTGGGGACGCGTCCGCTTCATCAACGCTAAAGCCTATTAAACGGCAAACAACAAAACAACTACGCTTTCGCAGCCTAAGAAACTGTGCGCGTGCTTCTACCCTGCATCGCCCATGTGACAGGGATAGGGGCTAACAAGTAGTGGGATACGCTGTCTCATCTCCGCCTGCGGTGAGCTGAAGAAGACAATCAGGCTGACCCAACGTATAGCCGGTTACGGGGCGATACTCGGGTGACATCAAATCCGTGACTACACTCGTAGAAGCTTATGTGCCGTTATCTTCGGACAGGGGTTCGACTCCCCTCGGCTCCATATGGAGTATCAGTGAAGACACCTTTAGGGGTGTCTTTTTTCATTTCGGCGGCTGTTTTGGACTATACGTGGTGGTTAAAAGGCTTGCTGTGACGCGGTTTCGGGGGCTTGCTGTTAATGGATACAGTGAGTTTCACTGAGGCTATACGGAGACCGGTGGCTTTGGCCTCCACGTAACCCGTGATAAATATGCTCCCCCTTCGGCGTGTGTTTTCGCCTTCCATACCCATCATCCGCCCTTCGATTTTGACCAAAGAAGAGATCGTTGCAGTCTGAGCACTCCTACCTGCTATAAGTTGATATGAACGGTGCCATACGGAAATGTAGAAATTGGTTGTAACACCCAGCAGTATCAACTATAATTAGTGTCAGCTTGTAGATTAATGTCGAATAATGTATTGTCTTTCAGATAATCTCAATAATAATAGGGCACACTCGTTGAAAAACGGGGTCGCAAAACTACAGGGGCTATCACATGTCCAATTTGGATATGTTATGCCAGCCAGTTACCGAAGGCAAGGAAACCTCTCCTTTTCGGGAGAGTTTTTTTGTTGCAATGGGCCTGATTCATAAGGTGGGAGAACAGTGAGTATATTTAATAAGTCGATTGTATTTATCATAGCTCTGATTATTTTTGGACTACTAGGTAATATGCTCAGCCTATCCCTATTGCTGGGGGTCAATTTTATCTTCGGTAGTATATTCACCTTTTTGATATTGCGGATATATGGTCTTAAATGGGCTTTAGTGGCATCGGTTATTGTAAATGGTTACACGTTGTTTCTTTGGAATCATCCTTACGCTATGCTTGTTTTTGTGCTGGAAACTTTATTTGTCGGCGTCTTCTACAGAGGGAAAAGGATTGTTCTTTTTGATAGCCTATATTGGATGATTTTAGGGATGCCTCTCATATGGGTATTCTATCGTTATGCCCTGGATATGAATTTTACCGCTTCCCTGCTGGTTGTGCTTAAGGATGCCGTGAATGGTATTTTAAATGTATTGATTTCCAGTTTAATCTTTACTTATCTGCCTCTTCTTAAATGGCCATCATTCCAAAAACGCAAGATGTCGAGCTCTCTTCATGATGTGCTTTTCAACATATTTGTCACGTTTACCTTTATAACTTTGCTTCTGGTGACGGTGATGATCGGTCATGAACAGTATCACAACATGAATGAAAAAATAAAGTCAGAGACTGAACGAGATTCCGCTATCATCCGCAATGATCTTACAGAGTGGGGAGAAGTTCATGTTGCCGCAGTGAATACTTTATCGATGGCGGCGGCTGAGAATAGGATGGAAGAGATCGATTCCTTGCAGCGCCAAATGGCTTATCTACTGGCGTTATATCCGGATTTTACTACTTCATACATTGCTGATCGCAACGGAGTTACAAAGCTGTTCTCTCCATTACTAAATAACAAAGGAAAGTCAACGATTGGCTTAAACTTCTCGGATCGGCCTTACTTTGAATATATGAGAGAAAAACACCAATTCGTTGTTTCCGATGTGTTTCTTGGAAGAGGTTGCGTTAACGAACCCATTGTCGTTGTGGGCTCCCCTATTATGATTAGCGGCGAATTTACAGGGGCGGCCGTAGGTGTGCTCAATCTTAACTATGTTACAACGGAGTTAAAAAAGCTGGCGAATAATAGACTAATGAATGTCACAATCGTAGACCGGAATGACAGGGTTATTGCGAGTACTCGTGATGATCTGGCCGTTATGAACCCGTATAACTGGGCAGAAAGGGGCGAAGCAAGTGAAATAATTGGCGGTTTGTATCACTGGTTCCCGGATGCTATCAGAAATCCAATGAACAGATGGGGAGAATCCTCCTATTTCAAGATCATGACAATTCCGGAACTGGGTGATTGGAGTGTTATTGTCGAGGCACCAATTGCCCCCTATCGTGACCGCTTGTATAGCTACTACATAAAAATATTCAGTGTTTTATTGGCCTGTGGATTGATATTTATTTTTATTTCTAATGTGATCAGTGAAATCATTGTTCGACCGATTAAGCTTTTAACCCACACAACCACTAATTTACCTGAGAAAATAGCCGAGAACCAGAGCGTGAACTGGAAAGGCAGCTTTATACAAGAAATTAATACGCTTATATCTAACAGCAAGGATACGGCCACCAGACTTCAAAGCATGTTTGCTGAGATTCAACTCCTCGCCTATTACGACTGCTTGACCGGTTTACCCAATAGAGTCAACTTTAATCAACGGTTACAAGCTTACTTGAAGGAAGCCGACGACCATGGTCACACAGCCGCAATCCTGTTCATCGATGTCGATCGGTTTAAGATGGTAAATGATACGTTCGGTCATACAAAGGGCGATCAGTTATTAAAGCTGGTAGTTGTGAGGGTTCAAGAATGTCTTGGTCAGGATGCGATCCTCTCAAGAATGGGTGGAGATGAATTCATCGCCTTACTTCCCAATGTGACCCGTGAACAATCGGAACAAATTGCCCAAGCTGTTCTTGCGGCATTTAAGATACCCATTTCGCTAAGTGATCACGAGGTGTATACTACACCAAGTATTGGTATCAGCCTCTTTCCAACGGATGGAGACAGTGAGATGGAACTTATTAAGAATGCAGATCAAGCGATGTATATGGTTAAAAAGACAGGGCGTAATGGTTACAGTTTCTATGAGGGGAAGCTTAATACGTCATTGTCAAACCAAATGAGCTTGGAGACGATGCTTCATAAAGCTTTAGATAATCATGAGTTTGAACTATTCTATCAGCCCCGGATGGAATTGAAGACAGGCCAAATTATCGGACTAGAGGCTCTGATTCGATGGCGCCATCCAGTTCAGGGCATGATTAGCCCCGCGGAATTTATACCGATTGCCGAAGAAAGCGGACTGATTAGCCCCATTGGAGAATGGGTGTTACGGACAGCTTGTTCGCAAAACAAAGCTTGGCAGAATGAGGGCTACAAGCCAGTCTGTGTCTCCGTTAATCTATCCGTAAGGCAATTTAAGGATAAGGATCTGGTTCGGAACATCTCTGGCATCTTGAACGAGACCCAGCTTGATCCACGATACTTGGAGCTGGAGATTACTGAAAATATAAGTATGAACAATGAAGAACAGGTACTCTCCACTTTACAGGAGATAAGAAAGTTAGGCGTTAAGATCTCCATTGATGATTTTGGCACTGGGTATTCTTCATTGAACTATCTTGTGAACTACCCAATCGATTTCCTTAAAATTGATCAGTCCTTCGTTCGTAACATTCAGAGCCAATCCAACGATGTGTCCATTGTGAAAGCTATCATTTTCATCGCTCATAGCATCGGTTTAAAAGTTGTCGCGGAAGGCGTCGAAACGGAGGAACAATTGAACTTGCTGCGTGAATTGGAGTGTGATGATGTCCAGGGATATTTAATAAGCAAACCGGTACAATGTGAAGAGGTAAGGAATTTCTTATAAGGGAGTGCCGATAAGCTGCCTTTCTATGTATTATGGTGTCGTACGGGGGGCTTCTAGGGTGACATCAAAACTGTAACTACACTCGTAGAAGCTTATGTGCCGTTATCTTCGGACAGGGGTTCGACTCCCCTCGGCTCCATCTTATTATCAGTGAGATCACCTTCTTATGGTGGTCTTTTTATTTTTAGCAGAACTGCTTGCTCTATCGTCTAACCAGATTGTTTTTGTTTTAATTTTGCTTAATCCCTGACAATAATCTATAATTGTAGGCTAATATGCACTCTGTCAGGAGGAAATGATGAATTTTATTAGAGAGCACCTAGCAGGATATGGAGCGAGCGACCAAATGGTTGTGTATCTCTCGAACATCATCATGGTCTTATGTATTGCTGTACTCTCTGTAACGGCCAATCTTGTAGCCAAAAGAATCGTACTTAAGATCATTATTCATATTATCAATAACAACCGGTATACGTGGGATAATATTTTTTTGGAGAAAAAAGTATTTCACAAGCTGTCGCATCTCGCTCCAGCCTTTATCATCTATTACGCTGCGCCTATTTTTCCGCTGTATCAATCTTTTATTGTAAAGGTTGCCTTAGCTTATATGATTATTGTAACGATCAGGGTACTCAATGCACTTCTTGATGCCATTGATACTATTTATCGTACGTATGAAGTGTCCAAGATTAGGCCGATCAAGGGCTACATCCAGGTTGCGAAGATTTTTCTGTATATTATTGGTGCGATTGTGGTGATTTCTAACCTCATGGGTCAGAATCCGCTGATTCTTCTTAGTGGACTGGGAGCGTTATCCGCTGTTCTTATGCTAGTCTTCAAAGATTCGATACTGGGCTTGGTGGCAGGTGTTCAATTATCCTCTAACGATATGGTTCGTGTAGGGGACTGGATTGAAATGCCTAAATATAATGCCGACGGTAATGTCATAGATATTACGCTAAATACGGTAAAGGTGATGAATTTCGATAAAACCATTACCATGATTCCAAGTTATGCCCTGATATCAGACTCTTTTAAAAATTGGCGGGGCATGGAAGCCTCTGGGGGCAGAAGGATGAAACGAAGTGTCTGTATTGATACTAGCAGCATATGTTTCTGTACAAAAGAAATGATTGAGGAGTTCCGTAAGGTTCACTACCTTAGCGATTACATCACTACAAGAATCGATGAAATTAACGCCTATAATATCGAACATCATATCAATATGGAGAGCAAGGTTAATGGGAGACAGCTAACGAATATCGGGGTGTTCAGAGAATATGTCCAAGAATATCTGCGCAATCATCCTAAAATCCATAAGAATATGACGCTCATTGTCAGACAGCTGGAAGCAGGAGACAGCGGACTGCCCTTAGAAATTTATGCGTTCAGCAATGAGACTACCTGGGGTGTGTATGAGGCGGTCCAGTCTGATATCTTTGATCACATTTTTGCGATTATCCCTTTGTTTGGACTTCGTATTTTTCAGAACCCGACGGGCCAAGATATCCTTAACTTAAAAGAAAGAAGAGAGTATTCGATAGGATACTGAAGATATGATTGCATCCGTAAAGGCTTGTGTGCCTTTATCTTCGGGCAGGGCGGCGATTCCCTACGGCTCCGTCTGAAGGTGGGCTGATCAACTGCCGGGATTATTGAGGGTAAGCTTCATCAACGCTACGCTAAAGCCTATTAAACGGCAAACAACAAAACAACTACGCTTTCGCAGCCTAAGAAACTGTGCGCGTGCTTCTACCCTGCATCGCTTTAAAGTTTAACCCGCACATCCATTCACTCATTACAGAAGGTGCGCTGGACCGGAACAAGGAGTGGAAAAAGGCAGAGTTTATCTCGTATGAGTACTTACGAAAGTCGTGGCAAAAGCTACTGCTGGATCTCATGATGAAATGGTATCCGGAGGACGAACGGGTAAGAAGACTGGTGAATCAGTTGTACCAGCGTTACCCGAAGGGGTTTTGCGTGAATGCGGAGCAACGGATGATAGATGCGCGGGGAGCCGCAAAATATATAGGACGATATTTAGCACGTCCAGCGATCGCGGAGTACCGGGTCGTCAGCTATGATTACCATAAAGTCCATTATTGGTATGCAGATCACCGAACGGGTAAACGGGTATGTGTGGTCTCGCCCGTGATGAAATTTACTTACGACCTGGTGCAGCACATCCCGCCGAAGCATATACGGATGGTAGGGCGCTACGGTCTATACAGCCGTGGAAAAAACAAAGAGTCGCAGAAGGTCATAAATCTGTGGCGGTTCATGGTACATAAACAAATGGAGATGATCTTTCCAGCCAAAGAACGGAGGAAGAAGAGTTACCGTGAGCGAATGCTGGAGAGTTATGGTCAAGATCCGCTGATCTGTCCCTGCTGCAAGCACCGGATGTTGCTTGTGGTGATTTGGCATGCAGAATATGGCCGAATTTATTATTATGACGAAGAGCGAGAATATGCAGACCAAAAGAAATGGGGGATAAGGAAACATGGGAAAGGCGAAGAGAACAAACCGGATAAAATGAAGGATGGGGACTTATGGGAACCGTGGGCAGAAGAAGAGCCATAGATATGGATTGATTATGTCTGTGTGGAATGTGGGGAGTTAGACCCGGTGCCTGAGTTTATCGTGGTCGAGTGTTCGTATGGACTGGAGGTCGGAGAATCGCCGGAGTTTTTCTGTCCTTCTTGTAATGGAACCTTGGTAAGAAAAGAAGAGCCAACGGACAAATGACCGCTGGCTAGTAAGTCTATTCACCTGCTAGGGTGATTTTGTTCTGCTACTTCCTCCGCACCCGGAATGCAGTGTTCCTACTGTAGACGTCGTCTAACGTAGAAATTGCAAATTTCATTTTTTAATTCTTAGGAGATGAAGCTAAATTTTCATGAAAAAAACTAATTCTGTTTCGATGTTATTATTGCTGCTGACGTTAGGGGGATGGGCCGGTGCGCTGTGGATTCATGGCATGATCGGTGTGTATGCGTGGTTGGTGCTGAAGTTCATTTTGCCGGCTGCCGGAGCCGTATGGGCTGTAATGAATCTGATTTGGCTGGCCGTAAAACTTGTGAAGCGAGCACCCCTAAATAAACTGTTGCTGAATTTGGGGGTGTCGGCTGTACTAATTGGCCATTTTCTTTTGACGGTCAATGTAATCCCATTAGCATACCCAGTTGCCATTGTAGATACTAAGCCAGGGCTTACCGTGAAAATGCCGCTTCATACAGCAGCAGTCGTCGGCTGGGGTGGAGATTCCGCCGAAGATAACGCACCGCATGCGGTATGGTCCTCCGAACGCTGGGCTTATGATCTGGTAATGGAACCCTATAACACCGGAAGCAGCCATGCGGAGGATTACGGCATATGGAATCAGGAAGTGTACGCACCGCTGGATGCCGTTGTCATTGCTGCTTATGACGAGGAGGCTGACCTTACGCCCGGATCGGAGGAAGTTCTCTCTATGGAAGGCAATTATGTCTACCTGAAGGTTCCGGATACAGGCACCTACCTGCTTTTGAATCACCTGAAGCAGCACAGTATTACTGTAGCTGTTGGAGACAAGGTACAAGCAGGTGATCTGTTGGGACACGTAGGCAACAGCGGCTCGAGTTCCGAGCCTCATCTGCATGTTCACCATCAGCGACAGGATCCTACTCAAACATGGCTGCCCATCTTGGCCGAGGGGTTGCCGCTTTACTTCGGGGATATAGATAGTGCCACTATGCCTGTTAAAGGCGATCTGATTACCCCAACTGTTGTACATCAACCTTAGGGTAAAGGGGAAATTCTGAATATTACTTATAGGTAGCTTGCATGGCTTGAGAAAATTGATCGGAACTATGCTGTTTGTAGTGTCATGTGCGTGGAACTCTGCAATTGATAAGGTCTTAGCGCCGCCTGATTTCCGCTCAAGGGAGCAGCGTTCGTGACTGACTCTTATATGAAGGAGTAAAGGTGAGTTATTTCGGACTGTTTTTGTTTAGGTCAGGTTTGGACCAATATACTCTAGCCCGACAAGATCAGAACGATAGGTCGGTTCAGATTGCCATTCATCCTACAGAAGAGGCAGACGCACGGGAGATTTTTGCTGCACTGGAAGACGGCGGAGGGCGTATCTAAGTCCTTTGTTTCTGCCTGATTGAGTGAACTTATTTGGCCTGCTTATCAGGCTGATGAATCCCAAATAGATTACCTTCTGTATCATGGTAATATCCCTGCCAGGCCATTCCCGGCAGAGCATACTTCGGCATTGCGAGCTTGCCCCCAAGTTGCAGAATCAGAGCTTCAGTAGCGTCGTAATCCCCCACGCCCAGGGTACAAGCGTATCCATTCAGAGCTTGTCCGGGCCCTGGAGCAGCGCCTTGGCGTTTAATTAAGGCCCCATCGATTCCGGGCTGACTTGGATCCCCCGTAGTAGCTCCGAAATAGGGCATTCCGGCATACTCGCTCCAATCCTCGAAATACATTTTTATTAAATATATAAAATTTGATCAGGAATCAAGACTTTACAGAGATTCTTTATAGCTTCTCAATAGTATTGCCACCTCTATACTTCTTCCGATATTGGGCCGGTGTCATTGCGTACACCTTTTTGAAGCTGGAATAAAACGTGTTAAGCGACGAGAATCCGAAATTTTGGACGATGGGCTCAATCGGAGAGTCGGAGGCAATGAGCTCCTGACAGATGAAGCTTAGGCGCTTCTCCGAGATTTTGTCCGTAATGGACTGGTTTGTCTCCGCTTTATATAAACTGCGGAAATAATTAACGGATAACCCCAAATGATCAGCGAGCATTTTTGCGGACAAGTTCGGATCGGTTAATTGTGCTTCAATGAACCGGTCCGCCTGCTCGATCAGTGTCACATTCTTGGACAGCCCGCGGGCAGCTGCTATGTCTTCGAGTGTCTTAGTGACCAAGGCTTCCATCCATGGCACCACTTTGTCCATCGTCTCCTGCTGAATAATCTGTTTCTCAATAGAAGTCAGCCCCCATGAACTGGGCAGAGGCTGAGCGGAATGCTCCTGCATGAGCCGGCGTATATCCATAAACAAGGTAATTAACGACATTTTACATTCAAAATAGGGCATTTCCCGCAGCTTGACTACGGCTGAGCGTATGACTTCCAGAACCGTCTCTGCATTCCCCTTGGGAAGAGCCTGAGCGATATGCCGCTCTTTGTTCACAGGCAGGTGGTACAGCTCTCCGGGCGCACCTGGCAGCCATGCTTTTACGATGAGCGCCCTGTGTCCGAAGCGGAACCGTTCCTGCGTCAACTCATACGTCTCCATATATATCTCATGCATGTCGGTCAGGCTGGGCAGCGTCCTGCCCCAAGCGACAGTCGTTCCAACTGACAAATACTGCTCTATTAACTGTTGGGAGCCTTGCAGCTTCCGTGCATATTCTTCGGACAAGGGGGCGGATAGGACAACGGCCACGTGATCGTCACCCATATCCACCGTTTGCAGCTTGTGCTTGGACGATTGCAGCGACTCTTGAATAATATTGGACATGGCGAACCGGAGCAGACGCCGGTCCTTCTCCGGGTAGGTCTCCGAGAATTCCGAGAAATGGTCAATCCGGAAGATGGCCACCGACAGCTGATCTATCGGCAGGTCAATGCCCCACTCCAGAAATTGAGAACCTATCTCCTCTGCTGAATGGTAAGTCTCCCCCAGGAAATCTCGCAGGAACCTTTCTCTGCCCAAAAATTTATTAAGCCGCCATTGCTCGGTCAGTTCGTTGATCTGATTGTGCTGGGCTATAAACACATTGGATAAGTAGTCAAGTTCATTGGTGCTGTATCCGAGACCGGGCTTTTCCGCTTGATGCTGCCGCATTACTCTGGTAATCAGTTCTTGAATGGGCGAGTATACCCGTTTGGAGATCAGCACGATCACGGTCCAGGAGGCCCCGAACAAGGCAATGAACAGGACCAGGCTGGTGTTACGCAGAACCGTTATTTTCTCCAGAATGACAGACTTCGGTATCGTTTCGATGAAGGTCCAATCCTGAATTCCTTTGATGGAGATGTCTGCGTAAACCATTAGCTGCTCTCCCTGAGTTCGGGGATGAAAGAGCTTCCATCCGCTTTCGCCCTTAATCACGTGATTCCTGAGGTCCGCAGTTTGTTCCTGATTCAGAGAAGTGCTGCTAAAAACCGTCTCCTCCCGGTCATTCAGAACCGCAACCGATCTGTCGGCATCATTCGAATTGTCCTGAAGCAGGGTCATGAGATTATCCGTATCTATATTCATAACGAAAGCGGAGATGGAGCTGCCTCTTTCGTAAAATCTGATGATGGTCATCACCTCTTTGGGCGTATTCCCGGTAAGAGGGAGAGGCAGGGTTCTTGGAATGAGCACGCTGTGATTCGCGGTAACCGGGTCCTGTAAGCGCTTAATGATATCTTGGTCGTAGAACGTATCCGCATCATTCAATCCCAGTCTGGAATCAACAACTGTATCCGTGTAATCGTTAATGAGGTATACCGAATCGATCGACGGATTGGCGTTCTTGATGTCCATAAGCCGGCTCCATACCTCGAAAGTTTCAAAATCGCTGTAATGATCTGAAAGGGCATATACCTTGAGGGCGCTGTCATCACTGGAGGAGAAGCTAAATTCCAGCGCCCATTCCATCAGCCGTGCGGTGTTCTGGGCGCTGTTCACCAGCAGGGATTCGGAATGATCGCCGATCTCTTCCAGAAGCGTCTTGGATGACTGCCAATAGAGCAGCGCAAAGGATATACCCAGCACCAGAACGTTTGCACTGACAAAATAAAAAATAAGCTTCATATAAGTAGGATGCTGCTTCAGCGATGCGAGGAGTGGACGTCTGATTTTCATTGCTGGAACCTCCGTAATCATAACTGCCGGGCTCATAAATTGTAGATTAATTATAGCATACCGATTATTTTCGTCTTCAGAATCGTTTGTTTTCGCAATAGTGTTGTTTTTGGGAAGTTTGTAAATCTGCGCTTGCAGGAAGGATTAGAGCTTTTCGGAATTGCCGTAGCAGTGAGGGCTTGATAAGGTGACGGCATAGATAACGGCGTGCTCATGCAATTGCCGGTCTCGATGAAAGGGGGGATATAAACAGATGCAATACCCAATTAACACCAGTAAAAAGTCTAAAATGAACCATATTGTCCAAAATCCATTTCTTTATGTTATGGCCGTGCCGGGGTTGTTGTTTTTTCTAGTGTTCAGTTATTTTCCCATATACGGGATTATGATTGCCTTCAAAGACTATAATTTTGCCAAGGGAATCACAGGAAGTGATTGGGTCGGTTTTAAAAATTTCGATTACTTTTTTACTTCAGGTGATTTCTGGACCATTCTGCGCAATACGCTGGTACTGAACATACTGTTCATTGTGTTTACTACGGTGGCTGCGGTTATGATTGCTCTTATGTTTAATGAGATTCGTAATAAGTATTTCAAGCGAATATCGCAGTCTTTCATTTTTCTTCCTTATTTTATGTCTTGGATTGTAATAGGAATGATTGTCCAATCCTTATTCGGCGGGGAAGAGCCGATGATCAATAACTGGCTGCAAAATATCGGTATGGAGCCGGTGAACTGGATGTTTGAGTCGAAGCTTTGGCCCTACATTCTGACGGTAATCCGTGTATGGCAGGGAGCCGGTTATCTTTCGATTATTTTCCTGGCCGCGATTACCGGGATATCGGAGGATTTGTACGAGGCTGCCCGGATTGACGGGGCGTCCAAAGTGCAGATTGTGCTGCGCATTACGCTGCCACTGCTCGTTCCTACCATCATGATTATGACTTTGCTGGCCGTAGGCAAGATTTTCAATGGTGACTTTGCCATGATCTATGCCATCATTGGAGATAATTCATCGCTCTATCCGACTACCGATGTCATTGACACCTTCGTGTTCCGCTCTATGAGACAGCTGCATGACTTCGGCATGTCCTCGGCGGTTGGCCTGTTCCAGTCGGTGATGGGTCTAATCTTCGTCATTACCGCCAACTGGATAACCCGAAGGGTGTCCAAAGAATCTGCTTTATTCTAGGAGAAGAACTATGAGACAGAAACAGAGTGCTGCGGATCGAACGTTTACGATATTTGCCCATACGTTCATTTTGTTGTTTACCTTATTTTGTGTGTTTCCTTTTCTGCTGATGATTATCGGCTCTTTTACGGATGAACAGGAACTGATTGCGCACGGCTATACTTTATTTCCGCAAGCATTATCCCTGGATGCGTATAAGGCGGTTTTGCAATCGGATGTACTGTTCAATGGCTATGCGGTTACGATCTTTATCACTGTCGTAGGCGCATTAACCGCACTGTGCATTTCCGCAATGCTCGGCTATTCGCTGGCTAACAAACGGAATGTCCTGCAAACACCGTTTCTGTTTTTTTGCTATCTGCCAATGCTGTTTTCCGGAGGCATCATTCCATTTTATATTGTGGTCAGTCAGTGGCTGCATTTGCAGAATACCATCTGGGTGCTCATTTTGACGATGTTATGCCAGCCGTTCCTCGTCTTTTTGTTGGTCAGTTTCTTCCGTACCATTCCCGAGGAATTGGAGGAAGCTGCAAGAATAGACGGAGCGAATGAAATGAGGGTCTTCTTTCAAATTATGATTCCGATCTCGACGCCGATTCTGGCCTCCGTCGGTCTCTTCTATGCCCTGAGCTACTGGAATGACTGGTTCATGGGACTGATGTTCGTGGATAATGAGAAGTTGTTCCCGCTGCAGCTGATTCTGCGCCGGATGGTCTCCAATATGGAAGCGGCCAAGAATCTCATTCCCGCTTCAGCAGCCATTGCCGTGACGCCGCCGACCTATGGCGT
This window contains:
- a CDS encoding ABC transporter permease, producing MQYPINTSKKSKMNHIVQNPFLYVMAVPGLLFFLVFSYFPIYGIMIAFKDYNFAKGITGSDWVGFKNFDYFFTSGDFWTILRNTLVLNILFIVFTTVAAVMIALMFNEIRNKYFKRISQSFIFLPYFMSWIVIGMIVQSLFGGEEPMINNWLQNIGMEPVNWMFESKLWPYILTVIRVWQGAGYLSIIFLAAITGISEDLYEAARIDGASKVQIVLRITLPLLVPTIMIMTLLAVGKIFNGDFAMIYAIIGDNSSLYPTTDVIDTFVFRSMRQLHDFGMSSAVGLFQSVMGLIFVITANWITRRVSKESALF
- a CDS encoding carbohydrate ABC transporter permease, yielding MRQKQSAADRTFTIFAHTFILLFTLFCVFPFLLMIIGSFTDEQELIAHGYTLFPQALSLDAYKAVLQSDVLFNGYAVTIFITVVGALTALCISAMLGYSLANKRNVLQTPFLFFCYLPMLFSGGIIPFYIVVSQWLHLQNTIWVLILTMLCQPFLVFLLVSFFRTIPEELEEAARIDGANEMRVFFQIMIPISTPILASVGLFYALSYWNDWFMGLMFVDNEKLFPLQLILRRMVSNMEAAKNLIPASAAIAVTPPTYGVRMATTVLTIGPIVLLYPMLQKYFVKGLTVGAVKG